The following proteins are co-located in the Amblyraja radiata isolate CabotCenter1 chromosome 8, sAmbRad1.1.pri, whole genome shotgun sequence genome:
- the prr18 gene encoding proline-rich protein 18: MKTEIPARSAVPFPPIRSPGKQQEPRRAPKKKVQPPQPPTPQPAAAPSFSHSWPKAAFQLGGVRRPQQQEQQQQQQRLLPPRTAGGSCASSPPSTAGKSSSPAGAGAGEAEQQRFSLSLTPEAVLVIQKRNLERRLQQQQQHRLTARPRGKAPPCCPAEPPPADVGSLLKISLLNEQHKYDDVEYEEDGGPPDRSVLHKCLEWLQGVENARGPTTRQPGLPQLAS, from the coding sequence ATGAAGACGGAGATCCCAGCCAGGAGCGCGGTGCCTTTCCCCCCGATCCGCAGCCCAGGCAAACAGCAGGAGCCCAGGCGGGCACCGAAGAAGAAAGTGCAGCCGCCGCAGCCGCCCACCCCCCAGCCGGCGGCGGCGCCGAGCTTTTCCCACTCATGGCCCAAGGCAGCTTTCCAGCTGGGCGGTGTGCGGCGGCCGCAACAGCaggagcagcagcaacagcagcagcgctTGTTGCCccccaggacagcgggcggttcgTGTGCCAGCTCTCCGCCCTCCACCGCCGGGAAGAGCAGCAGCCCAGCTGGCGCCGGAGCGGGCGAGGCTGAGCAGCAACGCTTCTCTCTCAGCCTGACCCCCGAGGCCGTGCTGGTCATCCAGAAGCGCAACCTGGAGCGGCGgctgcagcaacagcagcagcatcgGCTCACAGCCCGGCCCAGGGGGAAAGCACCGCCTTGCTGTCCGGCCGAGCCACCCCCGGCCGACGTGGGCAGCTTGCTGAAGATCTCGCTGCTCAACGAGCAGCACAAGTACGACGACGTGGAGTACGAGGAGGACGGCGGGCCGCCCGACCGCTCGGTGCTACACAAGTGCCTGGAGTGGCTGCAGGGAGTGGAGAACGCCCGTGGGCCGACGACCAGGCAGCCTGGGCTACCCCAGCTTGCCAGCTAA